A genomic segment from Armatimonadota bacterium encodes:
- the serS gene encoding serine--tRNA ligase, whose amino-acid sequence MLDIRLIREQPDFVKDGLQKVGADPALIDEILQLDARRREIISQVEALRAERNTVSKQIPQIKDPEERNARIAQMRQVGDQIAQLEKELEEVEQTFHARMLEVPNLPHPDVPIGKDESENVVVKTEGELPQFDFTPKPHWDLGEQLGILDFERGIKISGSRFYILKKAGAALQRALITWMLDLHTRQHGYTEVYPPYLVKSECLYGTGNLPKFGDNLYHDAEEDFWLIPTAEVPVTNLHREEILEKEQLPIYYVAYTACFRREKMSAGRDVRGIKRGHQFDKVELVKFVEPHTSDEELMKLIEDASDVCRQLKLPFRWVQMCTGDLSFVAAMKYDIEVWAAGCQEWLEVSSCSNFRDFQARRANIRYRPAPGAKPEYVHTLNGSGLALPRLMIAVMENYQQPDGTIRIPDVLRPYLHNATRIGVDGILE is encoded by the coding sequence ATGCTGGATATTCGTCTCATCCGCGAACAACCCGATTTCGTCAAAGACGGTCTGCAGAAGGTGGGCGCTGACCCTGCGCTCATCGACGAGATCCTGCAGCTGGACGCTCGCCGACGCGAGATTATCTCTCAGGTGGAGGCTCTGCGGGCGGAGCGCAACACCGTCTCCAAACAGATTCCCCAAATCAAAGACCCCGAAGAGCGCAACGCCCGAATCGCCCAGATGCGGCAGGTAGGCGACCAGATTGCGCAGCTGGAGAAAGAGCTGGAAGAGGTGGAACAGACCTTCCACGCGCGCATGCTCGAAGTGCCCAACCTCCCCCACCCCGACGTGCCCATCGGCAAAGATGAGAGCGAGAACGTGGTGGTGAAAACCGAGGGCGAACTTCCGCAGTTCGACTTCACCCCCAAGCCGCACTGGGATCTGGGCGAACAACTGGGCATTCTGGACTTCGAACGGGGCATCAAGATTAGCGGTTCGCGCTTTTACATCCTGAAGAAGGCGGGCGCGGCGTTACAGCGCGCACTCATTACGTGGATGCTCGACCTGCACACCCGTCAGCATGGCTATACGGAGGTATACCCACCCTATCTGGTCAAATCGGAGTGTCTTTACGGCACGGGCAACCTGCCCAAATTCGGGGATAACCTGTACCACGACGCTGAGGAGGATTTCTGGCTCATCCCGACGGCGGAGGTACCCGTCACCAACCTGCACCGCGAAGAGATTCTGGAAAAGGAGCAGCTACCCATCTACTATGTCGCCTACACCGCCTGCTTCCGCCGCGAGAAGATGTCCGCTGGACGCGATGTGCGCGGCATCAAACGCGGACACCAGTTCGACAAGGTGGAGCTGGTGAAGTTTGTAGAGCCACACACCTCTGACGAGGAGCTGATGAAGCTCATCGAGGATGCTTCCGATGTATGTCGCCAGCTGAAACTGCCCTTCCGCTGGGTGCAGATGTGCACGGGCGACCTGAGCTTCGTCGCGGCGATGAAGTACGATATCGAGGTATGGGCGGCAGGCTGTCAGGAGTGGCTGGAGGTGAGCTCCTGCTCCAATTTCCGCGACTTCCAGGCACGCCGCGCCAACATCCGCTACCGTCCTGCACCGGGCGCAAAGCCGGAGTACGTGCATACGCTCAACGGCTCGGGGCTGGCTCTGCCTCGCCTGATGATTGCGGTCATGGAGAACTACCAGCAGCCGGATGGGACGATTCGCATACCCGATGTGCTGCGTCCCTACCTGCACAACGCCACGCGCATCGGGGTAGACGGCATTCTGGAATGA